The following coding sequences are from one Mercenaria mercenaria strain notata unplaced genomic scaffold, MADL_Memer_1 contig_4559, whole genome shotgun sequence window:
- the LOC123554629 gene encoding uncharacterized protein LOC123554629 — MVEHLQYKRRCIIVTVLVCATVGELVVLMSLVIYWRVVRYERMAPQQQEMCLPQNKFHSKGCTDGLKEDFKEAKNVTMCCGNSSYVLDKLVSKVASDRYNSNTNPETSELNLTDYNCIETKEKKPVAKLVGLATDRKHVQVGTNFKLSWNSLSPSYAVKGLTHLPDDGTIYVEQTGFYYVFSQIKMKLDQSMTKPDHTMKHYIHLISNKGTGTTLLENARPQCKLVELESEVTSVIGAVFKLETGDRLYVATSHPEHLISDYNNNYFSIHSV; from the exons ATGGTTGAGCATTTACAG TACAAAAGAAGATGTATCATCGTCACGGTGTTAGTTTGTGCAACAGTAGGGGAGCTTGTTGTTCTTATGTCATTGGTCATATACTGGAGAGTAGTGAGGTATGAACGGATGGCTCCCCAACAGCAAGAGATGTGTCTTCCACAAAACAAATTTCATTCTAAAGGTTGTACGGATGGACTGAAGGAGGATTTCAAGGAAGCCAAAAATGTCACCATGTGCTGCGGAAATTCTAGCTATGTTCTTGACAAACTTGTATCAAAG GTCGCTTCTGACAGATATAACAGCAATACAAACCCAG AAACTTCTGAGCTTAATTTGACGGATTACAACTGTATTGAAACTAAAGAGAAGAAACCAGTCGCGAAACTTGTAGGACTGGCTACAGACAGAAAACATG TTCAAGTTGGCACAAACTTCAAATTAAGCTGGAATTCACTTTCACCGTCATACGCAGTGAAAGGACTAACTCATCTACCAGATGATGGTACTATTTATGTTGAACAGACAGGTTTTTATTACGTCTTCtcgcaaataaaaatgaaacttgaCCAATCAATGACTAAACCCGACCATACAATGAAACATTATATCCATCTGATATCAAACAAAGGAACAGGAACAACACTTTTGGAAAATGCAAGGCCACAGTGTAAACTTGTAGAATTAGAATCTGAGGTTACAAGTGTAATTGGGGCAGTCTTCAAGTTGGAAACAGGAGATCGGCTTTATGTTGCGACATCACATCCTGAACATCTGATTTCTGATTATAATAACAATTATTTCAGCATACATAGCGTCTGA